The genome window TCGACATCACAGCCAAGCAGCTCGACGAGCGCTTCCAGTTCCAGAAGACGGCGATGGCCAAGCAGTTCCCTCTGCTCATGAAGTATCTCTGGGTAGGCGCAGAAAACCTGAAGCCGGAAGAGACCATCGAGAGCGTCATCAACCACGGAACCCTGGGTATCGGCTTCATCGGATTGGCAGAATGCCTGGTTGCCCTCATCGGCAAGCACCACGGCGAGAGCGAGAAGGCACAGGAGCTGGGACTGAAGATTGTTACCTACATGCGCGACCGTGCCAACGAGTTCAGCGAGCAGTATCATCACAACTACTCTATCCTGGCTACTCCAGCCGAGGGATTGAGCGGTAAGTTCACTAAGAAGGACAGAAAGCAGTTTGGCGTCATCCCTGGCGTTACAGACCGCGACTATTATACCAACTCTAACCACGTGCCTGTATACTATAAGTGTACAGCCCTGAAGAAGGCACAGGTCGAGGCTCCATACCACGACCTGACCCGTGGCGGCCACATCTTCTATGTAGAGATTGACGGCGATGCTACCCACAACCCTTCTGTTATCGAGAGCGTGGTAGACATGATGGACAAGTACAACATGGGTTACGGCTCAGTAAACCACAACCGCAACCGCTGTCTCGACTGCGGCTACGAGAATGCTGACGCCCACCTCGATGTTTGTCCTAAGTGCGGCAGCCACCACATAGACAAGCTGCAGCGCATCACCGGTTATCTGGTAGGTACTACAGACCGTTGGAACAGCGGCAAGCTTGCTGAGCTCCACGACCGAGTAACCCATATCGGAGGGGAAAAGTAAAATGATCAGCGTTTTAAGCATCGTACATGATACGATGGTAGACGGTCCGGGCTTCCGCACATCCATTTATTGTGCGGGATGCCCCAACCATTGTCCGGGCTGCCATAATCCGCAGTCGTGGGACATCAGCCACGGCACGATGACCTCTACCGACGAGCTGATGAAGGAAATCATGAGCGACCCCTTCGCCAACGTCACCTTCTCGGGTGGCGACCCTATGTTTCAGGCAAAGGGCTTTGCCGAGCTGGCACGCGCCATCAGGGAGCAGAGCAGCAAGAGCATCTGGTGCTTTACGGGCTATCTCTTCGAAAACCTCGTGAAGAATCCCGAGCAGCTGGAACTCCTCCGCCAAATCGATGTATTGGTAGACGGCCCCTTCGTACAGGCATTGCGCGATGAAGACCTCTTCTTCAGGGGCAGCAGCAACCAGCGCATCATCAACGTGCAGAAGTCGCTGAAAGAAGGAAGAGTGATAGAACTCAATCTTACAACAGAAAACCCGAATCCGGTATTGTAAATCTACATACCAGATTCGGGTTTCCCGTTTATTTTTTCATGCACGGATTACACGGATTTTCTTATCTTAAATATTTCCTATCCCTCTTAGCATCCTTCTCTTCGAGGTAGCTGATAGAACTCTGAATATAATCACGCTCCCACTCGCTCTCGTGCAATTTCTCATCGCCATAGAGCAGAAGGTCGAGATCCAGCGGAACATCTACCTTACGATAAGGACCACGGATTCTGCGTCCGCATCTCTGCTCCACACTCCGCAGCGCGGCAAGCACAGACTTCTTAGAGCAGATGGTCTCCCCCAACATCACCTGATTCAGAAACTTGTCTGAATTCTCCAGTCCGATAGGCTCAGTCCACATGCGCGGACCGAAGAGGCAGTTCTTGAACATCCATCTCAGATGTTCATGTGCCTTCAACACATTCTCTTCCTGATTTCTGTTAGAGCCGATAGCTATAATTACTTTTGTACGAGTTCTCATTATTAAAATCTTTATTTCTACAAAACAAGTCAGTTTCTCTCAGAAGAGACAGATTGCCCCTGCATTTGTATGTCACTGAACTTTCGCAAGTTTTACCCCACACGCCCTGAAAGGGCAGAAGCCCCTAGCCCAGGGCATCGCCCTGGGTTATTACGGACGCAAACCTGTCGCCCTGTAAGGGCAAAAGCTTTAAAACTCCAGGCAAAACATAAGGCTTTTGCCCTTACAGGGCGCCTTGCTGATTGCTATTATACCCAGGGCGATGCCCTGGGCTAGGAGCTTCTGCCCTTTCAGGGCGTGCTGCTTCTGGAGCTTTTGGGCCTTCAGCCCGTACTTAAGCCACATGCGAAAGTTCAATATGCAATATTTTGTGCAAAGATATTAAAAATTTTGTAATAAACCGCGATTTATCCGTTTTTTTTTATATTTTTGCAGAATGAATCATCTAAAAGCAAACATTTTAGGGCTCGCTCTGCTCTGCTGCCTCCCGATGGGCGCACAGCTGAAGTGGAACCAGGCCTATCAGACATATATCAACCAGTATAAGGATCTTGCCATCGAGCAGATGCTCCGTTACCGCATTCCAGCCAGCATCACCCTAGCACAGGGACTGTTTGAGAGTGCGGCAGGAAGGAGCGACCTCGTACGCCAGGGCAACAACCACTTCGGCATAAAATGTCACAACTGGACGGGCCCAACCCAGTACCACGACGATGATGCCAGGGGCGAATGCTTCCGCGTATACCAGGACGCAAGAGACAGCTACGAAGACCACAGCAAGTTTCTGGCGCGCCAGCCACGCTACGCACGCCTCTTCGAACTCTCGCAGCACGACTACAAGGGATGGGCTCGCGGACTGAAAGCCTGCGGCTACGCCACCAACCCGCAGTATGCCAACAAGCTGATACAGATTATAGAGCTCTACAAGCTCAACCAGTATGACAAGGCCAAGCGCTACGACCGCTTCATGGCTACCCACAGCGGTACCGACCAGCCTGTAAACGCCGAAGGATTGCTGCACCCTATCCATATCTTCAACAAGAATTACTATCTCTATGCCCGCGAAGGCGACACCTTCAAGAGCATAGGCAAGGAGGTGGGCATCAGCTGGCGCAAACTGGCTCGCTACAACGAGCGCAACAAGCACGCCGTGCTGCACAAGGGCGACATCATCTATCTGAAGAAGAAACGCTCCAAGGCACCTAAGCAGTATAAGAAGCGCCCTCACGTGATACAGCCGGGCGAAAGCATGTACGCCATCTCGCAGAAGTATGGCATCCGACTGGAGAAACTCTACAAGATGAACCATCTCGACCCTAACATCCCGGTAAGCGTAGGAACAAGGCTGAGGGTGAGATAAGTGATTAGTAAAATGTGAATGTGAATGTGAATTTCAAATGAAAATACAATGAAGAGAATGATATTATCCCTCGCCACCATGGCGATGCTGATGGCGCCCGGCACCATAAAGGCGCAAAACTTTGACGACTATTTCACAGACAAGACGCTGCGGGTAGACTATACCTTTGCCGGCAACCAGAAGCAGCAGATGATAGCCGTAGACGAACTCAACGTAATGCCACGCTGGTACGGCAAAAGGCAGCGACTGGCCGAACTCCCGGTAGAGGGCAACGGACAGATAACCGTACGCGACCACCGCTCGGGCAAAATCATCTACCGCAACTCCTTCTCCACCCTCTTCCAGGAATGGCTCTCCTATCCAGAGGCAGAGAAGAACACGCAGAGTTTCGAGAACGTATTCCTCGTTCCGATGCCGAAAGATACCGTAGACATCACCCTCGACCTGCGCAACAACCGCCGCGAGATAACCACCACGCTCACCCACCAGGTAGCGCCGAAAGACATTCTGATTCATCAGAAAGGCAACAAGCCTACACCATACGTCACCCTGCAGCAGGCTGCCGACACCACCCGATGCATCCACATCGCATACGTGGCTGAAGGCTATACCGATGCAGAGATGCCTGTCTTCCTGAAAGATGCGCAGGAGGCTACAGAGGCCATCTTCGCCCACGAACCCTTCAAGAGCATGAGAGACCGATTCAACATCGTAGCCGTAAAATCGCCATCCAAGCAGAGCGGACCTAGCATCCCAGCCCAGGGCATCTGGCACGAGACCGCCCTCAGCTCTCATTTCGACACCTTCTACAGCGACCGCTACCTTACCACCCTGCATCTCAAAGACCTGCACAACTGGCTGGCAGGTATCCCTTACGAGCACATCATCGTGCTGGTAAATTCGGATAAGTACGGCGGTGGCGGCATCCTCAATTCATACAATCTCACCACCTGCCACCAGAAATGGTTCAAGCCGGTAGTGGTGCATGAGTTTGGCCATTCCTTTGCCGGACTTGCCGATGAATACGCCTACGAACAGGAGCAGATACCGATGTATCCTCACGATGTAGAGCCTTGGGAGAAGAACATCACTACCCTTGCCGATTTCCACGGAAAATGGGAGAACATGATAGACAAGAAGACCAAGATTCCTACTCCACTCTCCAAGAAAGAGAAGGAGGCGGTGAGCAAGGTGGGTGTCTTCGAAGGTGCCGGATACAGCGTGAAGGGCGTTTACCGCGGTGTGCAGGACTGCCGTATGCGCATCAACGAAACGCCGGAGTTCTGCCCGGTATGCAAGAAGGCGCTGCAGGACATCATCGACTTCTACACGAAATAAAGAAATCATAAAAACATCATATCTATGAAAGAGCAAAACCTAAACATCAGATACATGGTGGCTCAGCTCTCAGAGTTGAGCCAGCAGGAGCAGGAGCTCGTAAACAGGGCGAAGGCTGCCACCAGCAATGCGTATGCTAACTACAGCCACTTCTATGTGGGAGCAGCCCTGCTCTTGGCCGACGGCAGAATAGTGATTGGAGCCAACCAGGAGAACGCCGCCTTCCCGTCGGGACTCTGTGCCGAGCGCAGCGCCATCTTCGGTGCCCAGAGCAACTATCCCGACCAGCCTATCCTGACGCTCGCCATAGCAGCGAGAAACGGGAATGGTTTCCTCAAGTCGCCTATCTCGCCATGCGGAGCCTGCCGCCAGGTGATACTGGAGATGGAAGACCGCTACCAGCGCCCCGTACGCATCCTGCTCTATGGCGAGAACGGCACCTACTGCTTCGACAGCATCAAAGACCTTCTCCCCTTCTGCTTCGTAGATTCGAACATGAAGGAATAAGAAAGGTAAAGAACCAAAGTTCTAGAAGCAGCACGCCCTGAAAGGGCAGAAGCTCCTAGCCCAGGGCATCGCCCTGGGTGTAATAGCAATCAGTAAGTCGCCCTGTAAGGGCAAAAGCTTTATTAATTCCGGTATTTTAAAGCTTTTGCCCTTACAGGGCGACAGGTTTGCGTCCGTAATTACCCAGGGCGATGCCCTGGGAGGGCACTGAAAAAGTCCCTTCATGGGTTATGTTAGTTTAACATTCGATCTTTGAAATAGTGTACCCAAAAGTTGCATATGTGCAATATTTTTTGTATCTTTGTAGAAAAATACAAGGATTATGCTAGAGCAACAACAGACCATATCATTCAGTGATTATTCAAGTTTGTATGACTTGATTATCCCAAAAGACAACCTGCTCCGCCAGATTACTGACCTGGTGGACTTTAGTTTCGTATACCAGGAATTGCAGGACAAGTATTGTCATGACAATGGTCGTACAGCAGAGAGTCCTATCCGTATGTTTAAGTATCTTCTTTTAAAGGTAATCTATGACATATCGGATGTTGATGTTGTTGAACGTACTCGCTATGATATGTCGTTTAAGTACTTCTTGGGATTAACTCCTGAGGAGACTAATCTGATTAATCCTAGTTCCTTGACCAAATTCCGTCGACTTCGTCTGAAGAATATGGAGCTGTTGGATCTTCTTATCAAGAAGACTGTTTCTATTGCTATAGAAGCAGGTGTCCTCAAGTCTAGAACCATCATTGTTGATGCAACCCATACGCATTCTCGTTCCAACCCTATCAGTGCAGCAAAGAGTTTGGAGTATTATTGCAAGGCCGTAATCAAGGTCGTTAATTCTGTGGATGACAGCATGGAATTGCCTGAGCTTCCAAAAGAAAAGAAGTATTCTTCTATCATGACTGCAGCCAAAACGATAGTTGCTACGGTGGAAGCTGATGCTGCAACTGCCAATATGCCTGCAGTCAAGGAGCGTCTCAATATGCTGAAAGAAACCATTTCAGACGCAGAGACCCGAGGCGTAATATCAAAAGATGCAGATGCCCGTACAGGACATAAAACAGCGCATTCTTCATTCTTTGGCTATAAGACGCATATAGCTATGAGCGATGAGAGAATTATCACCGCAGCTACCGTCACCTCCGGCGAGAAGGGTGATGGACAGCAATTGCCAGAATTGATAAAAAAGACAGAGGAAGCAGGAATGGAAGTTGATTCCATAGTAGCAGATAAGGCATATTCCAGCAAGGAGAATCTCAAAATGGCAAAGGAAAACAATATGCGCCTCTCTGCTCGTTTAAGCTCTGTAATTGACGGTAATCGAACAAACAAACTCCCTTTTGAATACAACAAGGATGCAGATCTGTACGTCTGCCCAGCAGGGCATCTGGCGAAATGGAAAGAGATGAATTATCGCAAAAATGACAAGCGTCACAGAAACTCCAGCATTACCTATTATTTTGATGTGGACAAATGCAAGGTCTGTCCATTACGTGAAGGTTGCTACAAGGAAGGAGCCAAGACAAAAACATATGCGATTACCATCAAATCGGATGAACAGTTGGAGCAAATCGAATATCAAAAAACAGAAGAGTTTATAAATCTTCAGAGGAAACGATACAAGATAGAAGCCAAAAACTCCGAACTTAAGAATGTCTTAGGATATGACAGAGCCCTGTCATACGGTTTGTCGTGCATGGAAATGCAGGGAGCTTTGACTATTTTCGCTGCAAATGTGAAGAGAATCATCAAATTGATGCAAAATGCATAAGGGGGGAAGTAGATTTCTCTATATATTGCCGAATTAAATGCCAGAAACGCTATAGAAAGCTGTTTGAGACTATATTCCTGTCCAAAAAAGTATTTCACTTTTAAAAGATGAAATGCTTCTTGGACAAGAATTAAAGTTCAAAAACAAGCTATGCAACTTAAAATTGGGTACCTTTTTCAGTGCCCTCCCTGGGCTAGGAGCTTCTGCCCTTTCAGGGCGTGTGGCGAAAAAATTCGAAAGTTCAGTCATTATTTCTCGCCTTATAATCATTATTCCTCCTTATACTCAAAGCATCCTGCGGCAGGCTGCTCTTTCTTTCTCGGCAAACCATCACGGTCGGTTGCAGGCAGGGTTTCGGCATCTGCCTTTCCTATTGCTGCCGACTCCTTGCGCAGATGGAAATCATACTTCAGATTGTCGGTGTCGAATAGGCGGAAATGCTTCTCGGCAAACACCGTCGTATCCTTGATGTCCTCATAAACCACATGGGTGAACTTCAGACTGTCGTCCGTCTCCAGCTTCTCCGTGCGCAACACACAATGGTCGAAGAGGAAATTGAAGGCATCCTCCTCTTTCGGAGCCTCCCAGACCACCTCATCATCATGATAGCCCGTTACGAGCGAATTTCTCACCTCGAAACGAGGCAGCGGAGAGGCAAAACCGATGGCAGACTCGCGGCGCCCGTCAAACGGATAGAACTGGGCTATAGTGCAGCCGTTTACCTCAACATCGCCACCCTCAACATAGAGCGGATGGTTCAGGCAGTTGGTTATCTGCGAGTTATAAATCTGCACCTTGGCAGAATCAATCCTCACACCGTAGCCCTGACTGTTATGAATCGTAGCATTCTCGATAAGCAGTTTCTGCTTCGTAGCATCGCCCGCTTCTATCATCACAGCATCGTAGGCACTATGAATATCAGCAAACGAAATCCTGCAGTCATGAGCCGAAGACATCAGTCTGATTCCCTGCCATTGTCCCGGTGTACGGTCATAAGGCAGATAATCGAACATGTGGTCCAGTCGGTCGCCCCGCATCACCACTTCCCTGTCCTTTTCGCCCTCAATCTTCAGCGACCCGAACACCTGCAAACCCGCATTCTCGTGGAAATAGAGTTGGGTGCCCGGAGCAATGGTCAGCGTAGCCGCCTCATCAACCCTGATGCCCCCATAAACCACTACCGGCAGCGTGCTCTCTAGCAGCTGGTCCTGCTTCACCTCGAGCGAATTGAGTTTCATCGCATCCCATGAAAACGCCCTCAGGTTCACCTTCTGCTCCACGCCACTTTCCAGCGCAAACACCAGGTTGTCGCTCACCAGCTGCGGCTCTTCGCTGTTCTGCATCGCCGAAGTCAGTTCTACGAACACGCGTATGCTGTCACCCTTCCTGATCTCCACATTCTGCGTCTGGAATCCCGCTTCGGTGCCCAGATAAGAGCCGTCAACATTCACCCGGTAGCCCTTCTGGTTACCGTTTTCCAGCCGCACCGACTGGCAGCGCAGAGCCTTGCCCGTACGGTTGTAAACCCAGAAGCTTCGGGTAGGCGTAGGCACATTCGAGAAGGTGGTGTCCATCTTCAGCGTATCTACCGAAAACGAGAGCACATCGCCCCTCGACGTTGAGAAACTCTCATCGTCGGCACAACTGGCAAGCAGGGCGCTCATCGCCATCCCTACACCCATTATATACAAAAATCCCTTTTTCCGTTTCATATCTATAAAAACGGAAAAAGGGAAATATTATTGTATCTGCCTCTACATAAACAGAGCAAAGATGGATGAACCTACAACCGTCATCACACCGCAAACCACGATGCTCAGACTGCTCATGGCTCCCTCTATGGTACCCATTTCCATCGCCTTTGCCGTACCCAGCGCATGGGCAGAACAGCCGATGGCGATACCTTTGGCAATAGGCTCTTTGATGGAGAGAAGCTTCAGGAATTTCTCGGCAAAGATGTTGCCCAGCACACCCGTTACGATGATGACAACCACCGAAACCGAAACATGACCGCCCAACTCCTCAGAAACGCCGATACCGATGGCGGTAGTGATGCTCTTAGGCAGGAAGGTAACGTAGGACGCATGGTCGAAATGGAAGATGAGGGCGAGAATGAGCACGGAGCAGAGACTCGCCAGCACACCCGAAACAATGCCTATCAGCACAGCCCGATAATTCTTCTTCAGAAGCTCAACCTGCTGATAAAGCGGCACAGCCAGACAGATGGTGGCTGGTGTGAGCAGATAACTGATACTGTTGGCGCCCGCCGAATAGGTCTTGTAATCTACGCCCGTCAGCAGGAGCGTAATGATAACGAGGATGATGGAGATGAGCAGCGGGTTCATCAGCGACCATCCCGTCTTCAGCTTCAGCAGCATGCCTATGCCGTAGGCTGCCAGACTGATGAGAACGCCGAAGAAGACAGAATCCTGGAACAACTGGTTCATTTCTTCGCCTCCTTTCCTTTTCTGATTACCATCTGCGTAATCCAGCCCGAAGCACCCATCACGACGAAGGTGCTGACCACCGTAACTACGATATACTGGAACCATGCATTACCGATATCCTGATAAGAATCAATCAGTCCTACGGCAGCCGGAATAAACATCACGGGCATGATGGCAATGAGGAAACTGCTGGTTTCGCGGATATGCTTCACCTTGATCAGTTTTGTTTCCAGCGCAAGGAAGAGCAGGATGATGCCATAGATGCTTGCCGGAATAGGCAATGGCAGCAAAAAATGGAGCAATTCCCCAGCAAAGGAGAACGCTATGATTATCAAAAATTGAATTAAAAACTTCATGTTGAATTACTTTAAACCTTAAACCTTGGAACTTTGAACTTTGAACCTTTGAATCTAAATCAAGCTAACGTACTGCTCAATGAGGCTTGCCGTCTCTTCTACGCCCAGGCGCACCGTATCCAGACAGATGTCGTAATCATCGGCATTTCCCCAGGTAAGGCCTGTATAATACTTATGATAAGCCACTCTGCAATCCTCGGTGTGCTCTACAAACTCCTCAGCTTCCTCATACGAAAAGCCCTTCTCCTCCTGAATATCCTTGATGCGAGCCTCCAGATTGCCGCTCAGGAAAACAGAAATCAGGTCTTTGCGCTCGCGGAAGATATAGTTGCCGCAACGGCCGATGATGATACAGTCTTCATCGCCTATCATATCGGCAAGTGTACGGAGCGGTTTTTCTGTCAGCGCCCTCTGCGTTTCGCCAAGCGACGACATCGAGAAGAGCAGTTCATCTACCGGCCGCTCATCGAAGAAAGCCTCCATCTCGTCGAGCACTCCTCTCTGTTCAGCCATTTCCATCATATTTTTACGGGTATAAAAAGGAATACCATACTTTTCGGCGAGCAGCTTGCCCACGCGAATAGCGCCACATCCACACTGGCGCGCTATCGTTATAATCATGATTCTATAAAATTAAAACGTATATAATAATTACTCAGTTCCGTTATCCCCCTCCAGCCCATCCAGGGCGGGAGTTTTATATAGCAAAAAAGCTAAGAAGATTTGACTCTTCTTAGCTTTCTTGTGTCGGGGCGACAGGATTCGAACCTGCGACCACCTGTTCCCAAAACAGGAGCGCTACCGGGCTGCGCTACACCCCGCTTGTGCTTTGCTAAAGGTTTGAATGAGAGAAAAAAATAGTCGGGGCGACAGGATTCGAACCTGCGACCACCTGTTCCCAAAACAGGAGCGCTACCGGGCTGCGCTACACCCCGCTCATTCATCTCTACGATACCTCTTAAGCATTGCTTTAAGCATCATTTCTGAATTGCGAGTGCAAAGGTACTACATTTTTTCGATTCCACCAAATTTTTCCCTAACTTTTTTCAAAAAAACATGCATTTTAATGCAAAATGGCTGGGAAACAGGCAAAAAATAAGGGCAACCCCTATCCGGAATTGCCCTTATACCTTATTATATATATAGTAGCGGCAAAGAACCGCAACCATACTTGCTAAACTTTTAAATCAGAAATCTGATTTTACTTGATGATTCCCTCTTCTACGAAAATCTTCTTCAAGATCTGGACAGCCTGCTCAACCTGCTCTCTTGTATGAGTAGCCATGAGTGCGAAACGTACCAATGTATCCTGAGGAGCACAAGCTGGAGGAATAACAGGG of Segatella copri contains these proteins:
- the nrdG gene encoding anaerobic ribonucleoside-triphosphate reductase activating protein codes for the protein MISVLSIVHDTMVDGPGFRTSIYCAGCPNHCPGCHNPQSWDISHGTMTSTDELMKEIMSDPFANVTFSGGDPMFQAKGFAELARAIREQSSKSIWCFTGYLFENLVKNPEQLELLRQIDVLVDGPFVQALRDEDLFFRGSSNQRIINVQKSLKEGRVIELNLTTENPNPVL
- a CDS encoding 2-amino-4-hydroxy-6-hydroxymethyldihydropteridine diphosphokinase encodes the protein MRTRTKVIIAIGSNRNQEENVLKAHEHLRWMFKNCLFGPRMWTEPIGLENSDKFLNQVMLGETICSKKSVLAALRSVEQRCGRRIRGPYRKVDVPLDLDLLLYGDEKLHESEWERDYIQSSISYLEEKDAKRDRKYLR
- a CDS encoding glucosaminidase domain-containing protein, which translates into the protein MNHLKANILGLALLCCLPMGAQLKWNQAYQTYINQYKDLAIEQMLRYRIPASITLAQGLFESAAGRSDLVRQGNNHFGIKCHNWTGPTQYHDDDARGECFRVYQDARDSYEDHSKFLARQPRYARLFELSQHDYKGWARGLKACGYATNPQYANKLIQIIELYKLNQYDKAKRYDRFMATHSGTDQPVNAEGLLHPIHIFNKNYYLYAREGDTFKSIGKEVGISWRKLARYNERNKHAVLHKGDIIYLKKKRSKAPKQYKKRPHVIQPGESMYAISQKYGIRLEKLYKMNHLDPNIPVSVGTRLRVR
- a CDS encoding IgA Peptidase M64 codes for the protein MKRMILSLATMAMLMAPGTIKAQNFDDYFTDKTLRVDYTFAGNQKQQMIAVDELNVMPRWYGKRQRLAELPVEGNGQITVRDHRSGKIIYRNSFSTLFQEWLSYPEAEKNTQSFENVFLVPMPKDTVDITLDLRNNRREITTTLTHQVAPKDILIHQKGNKPTPYVTLQQAADTTRCIHIAYVAEGYTDAEMPVFLKDAQEATEAIFAHEPFKSMRDRFNIVAVKSPSKQSGPSIPAQGIWHETALSSHFDTFYSDRYLTTLHLKDLHNWLAGIPYEHIIVLVNSDKYGGGGILNSYNLTTCHQKWFKPVVVHEFGHSFAGLADEYAYEQEQIPMYPHDVEPWEKNITTLADFHGKWENMIDKKTKIPTPLSKKEKEAVSKVGVFEGAGYSVKGVYRGVQDCRMRINETPEFCPVCKKALQDIIDFYTK
- the cdd gene encoding cytidine deaminase; amino-acid sequence: MKEQNLNIRYMVAQLSELSQQEQELVNRAKAATSNAYANYSHFYVGAALLLADGRIVIGANQENAAFPSGLCAERSAIFGAQSNYPDQPILTLAIAARNGNGFLKSPISPCGACRQVILEMEDRYQRPVRILLYGENGTYCFDSIKDLLPFCFVDSNMKE
- a CDS encoding IS1182 family transposase, producing the protein MLEQQQTISFSDYSSLYDLIIPKDNLLRQITDLVDFSFVYQELQDKYCHDNGRTAESPIRMFKYLLLKVIYDISDVDVVERTRYDMSFKYFLGLTPEETNLINPSSLTKFRRLRLKNMELLDLLIKKTVSIAIEAGVLKSRTIIVDATHTHSRSNPISAAKSLEYYCKAVIKVVNSVDDSMELPELPKEKKYSSIMTAAKTIVATVEADAATANMPAVKERLNMLKETISDAETRGVISKDADARTGHKTAHSSFFGYKTHIAMSDERIITAATVTSGEKGDGQQLPELIKKTEEAGMEVDSIVADKAYSSKENLKMAKENNMRLSARLSSVIDGNRTNKLPFEYNKDADLYVCPAGHLAKWKEMNYRKNDKRHRNSSITYYFDVDKCKVCPLREGCYKEGAKTKTYAITIKSDEQLEQIEYQKTEEFINLQRKRYKIEAKNSELKNVLGYDRALSYGLSCMEMQGALTIFAANVKRIIKLMQNA
- a CDS encoding right-handed parallel beta-helix repeat-containing protein — its product is MKRKKGFLYIMGVGMAMSALLASCADDESFSTSRGDVLSFSVDTLKMDTTFSNVPTPTRSFWVYNRTGKALRCQSVRLENGNQKGYRVNVDGSYLGTEAGFQTQNVEIRKGDSIRVFVELTSAMQNSEEPQLVSDNLVFALESGVEQKVNLRAFSWDAMKLNSLEVKQDQLLESTLPVVVYGGIRVDEAATLTIAPGTQLYFHENAGLQVFGSLKIEGEKDREVVMRGDRLDHMFDYLPYDRTPGQWQGIRLMSSAHDCRISFADIHSAYDAVMIEAGDATKQKLLIENATIHNSQGYGVRIDSAKVQIYNSQITNCLNHPLYVEGGDVEVNGCTIAQFYPFDGRRESAIGFASPLPRFEVRNSLVTGYHDDEVVWEAPKEEDAFNFLFDHCVLRTEKLETDDSLKFTHVVYEDIKDTTVFAEKHFRLFDTDNLKYDFHLRKESAAIGKADAETLPATDRDGLPRKKEQPAAGCFEYKEE
- a CDS encoding LrgB family protein, which encodes MNQLFQDSVFFGVLISLAAYGIGMLLKLKTGWSLMNPLLISIILVIITLLLTGVDYKTYSAGANSISYLLTPATICLAVPLYQQVELLKKNYRAVLIGIVSGVLASLCSVLILALIFHFDHASYVTFLPKSITTAIGIGVSEELGGHVSVSVVVIIVTGVLGNIFAEKFLKLLSIKEPIAKGIAIGCSAHALGTAKAMEMGTIEGAMSSLSIVVCGVMTVVGSSIFALFM
- a CDS encoding CidA/LrgA family protein, which produces MLHFLLPLPIPASIYGIILLFLALETKLIKVKHIRETSSFLIAIMPVMFIPAAVGLIDSYQDIGNAWFQYIVVTVVSTFVVMGASGWITQMVIRKGKEAKK
- a CDS encoding AAA family ATPase, with the protein product MIITIARQCGCGAIRVGKLLAEKYGIPFYTRKNMMEMAEQRGVLDEMEAFFDERPVDELLFSMSSLGETQRALTEKPLRTLADMIGDEDCIIIGRCGNYIFRERKDLISVFLSGNLEARIKDIQEEKGFSYEEAEEFVEHTEDCRVAYHKYYTGLTWGNADDYDICLDTVRLGVEETASLIEQYVSLI